TTCTAGCAAAATACCTGGTCCCTTTCCCATTGACATTTGCAGTGAGATTGGAGTACTGATAAACAGATAAAGAGCCAGTTGGAATCCCCACATTTCGATGCCTGCTCTGCAATATGACCGTTTACTTATGAACCAGGCCAACGATTTTACCGCTCGAGAGGAGGCACCATGAAAGTTCAACATATCATGACAACAGAGGTGGTGACCCTTCATGTCAACGAGGAGCTTTCTCTTGCCAGCGACATCATGAACTTGGCGCGAATTCGCCATCTGCCTGTTGTTCTTGTAGGCATTATCAGCCAGCGAGATCTCTACAAGGCCTCCCTGGCTTCCGTCATGGGCTATAACTATGCAGAGACAAGAAATCATCTCAAGAAGGTTCCCATCAAAGAGGTGATGATAACCGAGCTCCACACCATTGACCCCGATACGGACGTTCACGAAGCTGGCCTGATCATGCTGGAAAAAAAAATCGGCTGCTTGCCTGTAGTTCAGGGAGGACGTCTAGTTGGCATGGTCACGGAAACTGATATCCTGCGATACTATATTGAGCACCATCGAAATTGCCCTGAAGAAAAAGCACCGGAGTGATCACCTCCTATCCCTGGTGGCATCTTCTACCCATAAGTGGAATCAAATTTCATATAATGAAACCTGAAGTAGCAACAGTACTGACAGGTGATCCCCACTGGTGTTCAGTAACTAATGAGAAATAAAAGACTTTTCTAAAAATAAACAGATGGCATATTTCTTGATTTAGCGAATCGCTGAGAGAAAGGCATAGCAAAATTCATCTTTGTCTAGATAAAATAATAAGGAATAATTACTTGAAACAAGATCACCATGTTAGTTTTTGAGGTGAGGAAACGATTGTAAACAAAAATAAGCATTAATATTTTGCAAAAATAATTTAGAAAAGTGTTATGGAAGCAATTCATAGATTAGAAAAAGTATTCTATGAGTTTAAAGATAGGTATTATGATACCTTTACTAAATATTTACCTTATTTAGACCTTTCATTTCTTTGTGCATATTTGTCAGCTACTACAATAGATGCGGTAATAACTTTAAAATACATAACAAAATATCATGATGAAGCCCATAAGTTCACTTCTTTCATGATGGAAACTTATGGTATTAGAGAAGGTCTTTTAAGAACTCAAGGAATAGAACTCTTGCAACTTGCTTCACTCATAGGTATCGCTTATGTGATATGTGAGGTCTGGCACCTTGTTAAAGGTAAAGACATCAATCTTGAAGTGAGATTTGGCTTGATTTATATTTATATGTCTATTGGCATAGTCAAACATCTTTATGGGATTCTTTCGTGGTTGTAACTACATCCGGCCAGTTTTTGACTTTTGCTCGAGCGGCTTGCCCCTTTTGCTGATTATCTGGCAATAGGCAGCCTGTAGCCGAAGAACATGACTCAGAAGCCAGAAAATCCTTGCAGACTCAAGAAGCGCATTGTTGCCAACCAATCTACCAGGCACGGCGGTTGGTGGCTATCCTGGCGGCAGTCTCTGAGGAGCCGGAAAATCCGCTTGCAGAGCTGGTTGTGGAAATGCTTCTATCCTCTGCACGTCTGGAGCCGGGTTGTGTGCTGTTGCAGCTGGTTCTTGAAGCAATACGACAGCTTGTTGTGGCAGCCGCTCCTGCGCCGCTGGCTTCAGCAAGATGACAAGAACGATCCTGGCAAAGGGATGACAGAGAGGTCCTATGTCTGCTGTCAATGCGGCAGGACACAATTTCTGGCGCTTGTTGTGCAGCTGGCGGACAAGACGGAGTTTTTCTGTAGTGCCCAGTGCAACAAAGACTACATGCAGTCACTCGTTTGTGATTCCAATCCGAAGCCATCGAAAGACCTGCCTGTGAAGGAAGATCATTTGCAGTAATCACAGGCAGCAGAAACTGCCGATGCTGGCGCCCTTCCTCGAGCTGCTTTTCCCTAGAGCAGCGCTCGACTCCCGGCAACCTTCTTGTTGGTCTTGCCGAATTTCCACTAGATACAGCTGTTAATTCGCTTGACATCATTGTAGGCGGCAGGCATAAATACAGCATTTTACAGATGGAGTGACCGAAGAGAGGAGATGGTTGCAAAGAGGGAGTGTTGCATGAGCGGGCAAGCATTTTGCGGGAAAGAAACTGGCACTGCCCGGCCTGGAAGTCTGCAGCGCTGTATGGGACTTTTCGTCATGGTGTGCTTTCTGCTTTCCGGCTGCACCATGGTGGGACCGAACTTTAACAGACCACAAACGCTCGAGGCTGGTAAGTGGCTGGAAGCTGGCACAGCCCATGGCCACCAGGGAGTAGGGGCCCACCGCACCATACAGAATGGGCACGATAACCAGAAAACCGCTGCCAAAAATAGAGGCCAGTGGTGTGGCGGTTGCACGGAAAAGATTCTTGCTGTTTCCAGTCATAAATCTGTCTCTCTGTATCTGTAAAGGATGACTGATATTTCTGCCCAGCCAAATTTTTGTGAGTTCCTCCCGACTCGCCTGGCGGCGATGCCAAGCTCACAGCAAATGGCAATCCTCGAGAAAGTGTTGTCGCCAGCGGGTTCACCGGCGCAGGCAGTCGCACTTCCTCGCCGCTTGCCGCCTGGGGTGAGATTCTATTTTGCTATCAACCGAAGATCGTAAAAAGTAACCTTCTTAAAAACGGCGAAGCACGGCAGCCATTTGCCTCCAGGAGTAGACGGTATGGATACCATAGGCAGTTTGAAAAGAAAGGTCCTCAGACAACAGAAACAGATAGATGCCCTGGTCACCACACAGACGTTTTTGTTCGGTTTTCTCTGCAGCCTTGCCAATGTTGACATGAGTATCCCGGCGAGAACGCTGGCCGAGATGTTGCGGGACCCGGAGGTGCGGGAAAATCAGTACTTCTTTGCTCAGCTCAGCCGCTTGCAAGAGATGAGTCAAAGCGCTGCCACCCATGAACAGGAGCGCAGCACGAAACTGCCGCCATGGTTTCACGGAGTGATCGACGGAGGACTTTCCGGATCTGAAAAAGACGAAGAAGAGTAATGTGAGCCTTGATGATCTGGATAGAAAGGAGACGAATTTCCCATATCAGGAAGACGGGATATGAAGCGCGGTTTGACCTAAATTGTTTCCCTGCCTCTCATGATCCCTCTCTTTTCAGGCTTCACCCAGAACCAGCTAAAGAGCACCACTGCACCAAAAAAGGTGTAGACAGCTGTAAAGACCCATTGTGGTGCTTCATAATACACCAGTCTGCCGAGCCAGTGCTGGATGAAGCTTCCGGCATAGGGTTGCTGCCCGGTCTCTTGCCTGAGTGCGCTTTCCCAGACCGTCAGGGGGCACGATCGGTTCAACCACGTTTGCCCTACCACCACAGCAATTACCAGCAGGTGCCGTTTGCCCTACCACCACAGCAATTACCAGCAGGTGCAGCACCCGGAAGCAGAGGTGGCGCACCCAGTGCCAGCCTCGGAAAAATCCAATTACAATGCAAACTTCGCCTCCCACCACAAAGGCAATGAGTAAAAAGTGCATCACGAGAATCAGGTCTGCCAGCAATGAGTACACCTCAATCAGTCCTGTCTGGGATAAGATAAATTATAGGTGCTAACCGGGAGGTGATTGCCGAAATATCCAGGTTGGCGCAGGCCTCCCCATGAATCCTGCCTGGACTGCTTTTACCATCAGGTCTGCCGTGCGCTCCTTTTGACAGGCCGTGCCGTAGATAATCGGGTGCATTCTTACTCCGGCAGAAGTGGTGAGCCATTCCTGATCTGGCACTCTTCAAACTCCGGTGAACAATACACGAAACCAATATGCTGTCATTGTTTACAGAAGGCATTATGTGACTATTTGAGCTTGGCCCACGAGCTACTCTAATGGAGGATTCAACTGCTAGCGGACAGCGGAACTTCTATTCTGTCACCCTAGACATGACTTTGCTCTGTCTGTAGGCGAGCTCCAGTTCCGTTGCTGCTGATCTCAGTCTCTTATCAGATGTCCACAGAGGTATCCCTGACAAATGTGCTGAGGCCAGGAGGTTCGCATCGACAAAACCAAGCCCTTTGCCCATCAGACTATGTGTATCGATGAAGTAGAGGAGTTCATTAAATAGTACAGTAGGAGTCATGGGAAGTGACTGGAGAAGGTCCAAGAATTCATCTCTGTTTCTGAGATTTCCGCACGCCAGCTCGCCGATCACG
The nucleotide sequence above comes from Deltaproteobacteria bacterium. Encoded proteins:
- a CDS encoding PIN domain-containing protein, which gives rise to MVIVDTSIWVTHLRRGSRHLEELLLDAKVVCHPFVIGELACGNLRNRDEFLDLLQSLPMTPTVLFNELLYFIDTHSLMGKGLGFVDANLLASAHLSGIPLWTSDKRLRSAATELELAYRQSKVMSRVTE
- a CDS encoding CBS domain-containing protein, with product MKVQHIMTTEVVTLHVNEELSLASDIMNLARIRHLPVVLVGIISQRDLYKASLASVMGYNYAETRNHLKKVPIKEVMITELHTIDPDTDVHEAGLIMLEKKIGCLPVVQGGRLVGMVTETDILRYYIEHHRNCPEEKAPE